One window of the Shewanella khirikhana genome contains the following:
- the hslO gene encoding Hsp33 family molecular chaperone HslO, which yields MNKDTLYRYLFENADVRGELVQLADAYQSVVNAHSYPAVLRRFLGELMAATSLLTATLKFSGDIAVQVQGNGPVSLAVINGNNHQQLRGVARWDGELADDASLGDLFGQGYIVITLTPDEGERYQGVVALDKPTLAECIQDYFQQSEQLPTGIWLFADGERAAGIFLQVLPSEEDHNAEYEHLTTLTATIKQEELLQLPAEEVLHRLYHEEEVRLFDPVEVSFKCTCSRERSAAAIRSIEKAEILEILAEQGQIEMGCEYCNSQYRFDAIDIEALYANGSLTDSGTAKQ from the coding sequence ATGAACAAAGACACTTTATACAGATACCTGTTTGAAAATGCCGATGTACGCGGTGAGCTGGTACAGCTGGCCGACGCCTATCAGTCAGTGGTCAATGCCCACAGCTACCCGGCGGTACTGCGCCGTTTCCTCGGCGAGCTGATGGCAGCCACCTCGCTGCTGACCGCCACCCTCAAGTTCAGCGGTGATATCGCAGTGCAGGTACAGGGCAACGGCCCTGTGTCACTGGCGGTGATCAACGGCAACAACCACCAGCAACTGCGCGGTGTGGCACGCTGGGACGGCGAGCTGGCTGACGATGCGAGCCTTGGCGATCTGTTTGGTCAGGGTTATATCGTGATCACCCTGACCCCGGACGAAGGCGAGCGTTATCAGGGCGTAGTGGCACTGGATAAGCCAACGCTGGCCGAGTGTATTCAGGACTACTTCCAGCAGTCTGAACAGCTGCCCACAGGTATTTGGCTGTTTGCCGATGGCGAACGTGCCGCCGGTATCTTCCTGCAGGTACTGCCAAGCGAAGAAGACCACAACGCCGAGTACGAGCACCTGACTACCCTCACCGCCACCATCAAGCAGGAAGAACTGCTGCAACTGCCGGCCGAGGAAGTGCTGCACCGTCTCTACCACGAGGAAGAAGTGCGCCTGTTCGACCCTGTGGAAGTCAGCTTTAAATGCACTTGCTCCCGCGAGCGCAGCGCTGCCGCCATTCGCAGCATCGAGAAAGCCGAAATCCTCGAAATCCTGGCCGAGCAGGGCCAAATCGAGATGGGCTGCGAGTACTGCAACAGCCAATACCGCTTCGATGCCATCGACATCGAAGCATTGTACGCCAATGGCTCCCTGACAGACTCAGGCACTGCAAAACAGTGA
- the hslR gene encoding ribosome-associated heat shock protein Hsp15: MDQKHQPPQSVRLDKWLWAARFYKTRALAKEMINGGKVHYNGARTKSSKNAEVGAVLKIRQGYDEKEVVIVKLSEQRQNASIAQTLYQETPESERKRADNAEARRLNILNNPSPDTKPDKKQRRELLKAKSGDY; the protein is encoded by the coding sequence GTGGATCAGAAGCACCAACCCCCACAATCCGTTCGTTTGGACAAATGGCTTTGGGCCGCCCGTTTTTACAAGACTCGGGCACTGGCCAAAGAGATGATTAACGGCGGTAAAGTACATTACAACGGGGCCCGCACCAAATCCAGCAAGAATGCGGAAGTGGGCGCCGTTCTTAAGATACGTCAGGGATATGACGAAAAAGAGGTGGTGATAGTGAAATTGTCGGAACAACGACAAAATGCCAGCATCGCCCAAACTTTGTATCAGGAAACGCCCGAGAGTGAGCGCAAGCGCGCCGACAACGCCGAGGCCAGACGCCTGAACATACTGAACAATCCGTCACCGGATACCAAACCCGACAAGAAGCAGCGACGCGAGCTCTTAAAGGCCAAATCCGGCGACTATTAA
- the gspC gene encoding type II secretion system protein GspC codes for MDLLDKVIARAGSIPHKPLSRLTFWLGFAVCCYLAAEISWRLVPVQSEAVAWRPSPVNAGGGSGSVDLDGLKSLSLFGKADSKPKEQPVQEVITDAPKTSLSIVLTGIVASTAEQKGLAIIESGGNQETYELGEKIKGTSASLKEVYADRVIITNAGRYETLMLDGVPYTNSPSVPASNSRRERDEDVRRIDMRGDEVGAELSSSRDELLADPSKITDYISISPVTRGEELAGYRLQPGKDPGLFKQAGLKPGDLAKSINGYDLTVSTQALELMGQLSELTEISVMVEREGQLVEIMFSLPQ; via the coding sequence ATGGATTTATTGGATAAAGTGATTGCACGGGCAGGAAGCATACCGCATAAACCACTGAGTAGGCTTACCTTTTGGTTGGGGTTCGCGGTTTGCTGTTATTTGGCGGCCGAGATCAGCTGGCGATTGGTACCTGTGCAGTCTGAGGCTGTTGCCTGGCGCCCGAGCCCGGTAAACGCCGGAGGCGGCAGTGGCAGCGTGGATTTGGACGGACTCAAGTCTCTGTCGCTGTTTGGCAAAGCCGACAGCAAACCCAAGGAACAGCCGGTTCAGGAAGTCATTACCGACGCGCCTAAAACCTCGCTTTCCATCGTACTGACCGGCATTGTGGCCTCCACCGCCGAGCAGAAAGGTCTGGCTATCATCGAATCCGGTGGCAACCAGGAAACCTACGAGCTGGGTGAAAAAATCAAAGGTACCTCGGCGTCTTTGAAAGAGGTGTACGCCGACCGGGTGATTATCACCAACGCCGGCCGCTACGAGACCCTGATGCTCGATGGCGTGCCTTACACCAACTCTCCTTCTGTTCCCGCCAGTAACAGCCGCCGCGAACGCGACGAGGACGTGCGCCGTATCGATATGCGTGGCGACGAGGTGGGCGCCGAATTGTCTTCTTCCCGTGATGAATTGCTGGCCGACCCCAGTAAGATCACCGATTACATTTCCATTTCTCCGGTAACCCGTGGCGAAGAGCTGGCGGGCTATCGTCTGCAACCGGGCAAAGATCCCGGGCTGTTCAAACAGGCAGGCCTCAAGCCCGGCGATCTGGCCAAATCCATCAACGGTTACGATTTGACCGTCAGCACCCAGGCGTTGGAGCTGATGGGACAGCTGTCCGAACTCACTGAAATTTCAGTGATGGTAGAGCGCGAAGGTCAGCTGGTTGAAATCATGTTCAGTTTGCCGCAATAA
- the gspD gene encoding type II secretion system secretin GspD, with protein MNNKGFRRKLIASLMAGTVLLSPVMVSAADEQLAPSFKNAEIQEFINTVGKRLNKTIIVDPTIRGKINVRSYDNLTEDQYFQFFLNVLQVYGYAVVEMENGVLKVIKDKDAKTSNIRVADDSAPGLGDELVTRIVPLYNSEAKQLAPLLRQLNDNAGGGNVVNYDPSNVLMLTGRAAVVNKLVEIVKRVDKQGDTEVLVVPLQHASASEMVRIIDTLYRASANQAQLPGQAPKVVADERINAVVISGDEKSRQRVVELVKRLDAEQASTGNTKVRYLRYAKAEDLVEVLTGFAQKLEADKDGAQQAPGKRRNQINIMAHTDTNALVISAEPDQMRTLESVINQLDIRRAQVLVEAIIVEVAEGDDVGFGVQWATESGGGTQFNNLGPTIGEIGAGIWQARPVEGTKVCSENGTCTENPEKQGDITLLAQALGKVNGMAWGVAMGDFGALIQAVSSDTNSNVLATPSITTLDNQEAAFIVGDEVPILTGSQNSSNGNSNPFQTVERKEVGVKLKVTPQINEGNAVKLAIEQEVSGINGKTGVDVTFATRRLTTTVMADSGQIVVLGGLINEEVQESVQKVPILGDIPLLGHLFKSSSSGKKKKNLMVFIKPTIIRDGITMEGIAGRKYNYFRALQLQQQDRGVNLMPNTDVPILEEWNQSDYLPPEVNDILDRYKEGKGLDTDMREKDAALNYINENK; from the coding sequence ATGAACAACAAAGGATTCCGACGCAAACTGATTGCCAGCCTGATGGCCGGTACAGTATTGCTTTCGCCTGTGATGGTATCCGCGGCCGACGAACAGCTGGCGCCAAGTTTCAAAAACGCCGAGATTCAGGAGTTTATCAACACAGTTGGTAAGCGTTTGAACAAGACTATCATTGTCGACCCCACCATTCGCGGCAAGATTAACGTCAGAAGCTACGATAACCTCACCGAAGACCAGTACTTCCAGTTCTTCCTGAACGTGCTGCAGGTGTATGGCTACGCCGTGGTGGAAATGGAAAATGGCGTGCTCAAGGTCATCAAGGACAAGGATGCCAAAACCTCCAACATCCGTGTGGCTGACGACTCGGCTCCAGGCTTAGGCGACGAGCTGGTGACCCGCATAGTGCCGCTGTACAACTCAGAGGCCAAGCAACTGGCGCCGCTGCTGCGTCAGCTGAACGATAACGCCGGTGGCGGCAACGTGGTTAACTACGATCCGTCCAACGTGTTGATGCTCACCGGCCGCGCCGCCGTGGTCAACAAGCTGGTGGAAATCGTCAAGCGCGTGGATAAGCAGGGCGACACCGAAGTGCTTGTGGTGCCGCTGCAGCACGCTTCTGCCTCTGAAATGGTGCGGATTATCGACACCCTTTACCGTGCTTCTGCCAACCAGGCTCAGCTGCCCGGACAGGCTCCGAAAGTCGTGGCGGATGAGCGTATCAACGCCGTGGTGATCAGCGGCGATGAGAAGAGCCGCCAGCGGGTAGTGGAGCTGGTGAAACGTCTCGACGCCGAGCAGGCCAGCACAGGTAACACCAAGGTACGTTACCTGCGTTATGCCAAGGCCGAAGATCTGGTGGAAGTGCTCACCGGCTTTGCCCAGAAGCTGGAAGCCGATAAAGACGGCGCCCAGCAGGCACCCGGCAAGCGTCGCAACCAAATCAACATCATGGCTCACACCGACACCAATGCCCTGGTGATAAGTGCCGAGCCGGATCAGATGCGCACCCTGGAGAGCGTCATCAATCAGCTAGATATCCGCCGCGCCCAGGTATTGGTAGAAGCCATTATCGTGGAAGTGGCCGAAGGCGATGACGTGGGCTTTGGCGTGCAGTGGGCGACCGAATCCGGTGGTGGCACCCAGTTCAACAACCTTGGTCCCACCATAGGTGAGATTGGCGCCGGTATCTGGCAGGCCCGTCCGGTAGAAGGAACCAAGGTGTGTTCTGAAAACGGCACCTGTACAGAAAACCCTGAGAAACAAGGCGATATCACCTTGCTGGCCCAGGCGCTGGGCAAGGTGAACGGCATGGCATGGGGCGTGGCCATGGGCGACTTCGGTGCCCTTATTCAGGCCGTGTCCTCCGACACCAACTCCAACGTACTGGCCACGCCGTCCATCACCACTCTGGATAACCAGGAAGCTGCCTTTATCGTGGGTGACGAAGTACCTATCCTCACCGGCTCACAAAACTCCAGCAACGGTAACTCCAACCCGTTCCAGACCGTAGAGCGTAAGGAAGTGGGCGTGAAGCTTAAAGTCACCCCACAGATCAACGAAGGCAATGCCGTTAAGCTGGCTATTGAGCAGGAAGTATCTGGTATCAATGGTAAAACCGGTGTTGACGTGACCTTTGCTACCCGCCGTTTGACCACCACAGTGATGGCCGATTCAGGCCAAATTGTAGTGCTTGGCGGTCTTATCAACGAAGAAGTGCAGGAAAGCGTGCAGAAGGTGCCTATCCTTGGTGACATTCCACTGCTGGGTCACCTGTTCAAGTCGTCTTCCAGCGGCAAGAAAAAGAAAAACCTGATGGTGTTTATCAAGCCCACCATCATCCGTGACGGTATCACCATGGAAGGCATTGCCGGTCGCAAGTACAACTACTTCCGCGCGCTGCAACTGCAACAGCAGGACCGTGGCGTGAACCTGATGCCCAATACCGATGTGCCGATTCTGGAAGAGTGGAATCAGTCAGATTATCTGCCGCCTGAAGTGAACGATATTCTCGATCGCTACAAGGAAGGCAAGGGCCTGGACACCGACATGCGTGAAAAGGACGCCGCCCTGAATTACATCAATGAGAACAAGTAA
- the gspE gene encoding type II secretion system ATPase GspE: MSDINQGESLELLSGELGVSAESQADEAYHSNSRERLPFAFAHRFGLVLAKDESGNLGLYYTEKTPLAALLEVRRYAGEAVPLQRLEQAAFEAKLTQAYQANSSEAQQLMEDIGNEMDLFTLAEELPQTEDLLEGDDDAPIIRLINALLSEAIKEEASDIHIETYEKQLVVRFRVDGVLKEVLKPNRKLSSLLVSRIKVMARLDIAEKRVPQDGRISLRIGGRAVDVRVSTMPSSHGERVVLRLLDKNAGNLNLAQLGMTESIRYRFDELIRKPHGILLVTGPTGSGKSTTLYAGLTEINSRDTNILTVEDPIEYELEGIGQTQVNTKVDMTFARGLRAILRQDPDVVMIGEIRDLETAQIAVQASLTGHLVISTLHTNTASGAITRLQDMGVEPFLVSSSLLGVLAQRLVRTLCSNCKEPHVPDERERELLGIGSEEAVIYRATGCKHCGHNGYRGRTGIHELLLVDDTVRELIHGGRGELAIEKHIRQSVPSIRHDGMQKVLAGITTLEEVLRVTREE, translated from the coding sequence ATGAGTGACATCAATCAGGGCGAAAGCCTCGAGCTTTTGTCGGGCGAGCTGGGTGTCAGTGCCGAGTCCCAGGCGGACGAGGCTTACCACTCCAATAGCCGTGAGCGCTTGCCATTTGCTTTTGCCCATCGCTTCGGCCTGGTGCTGGCGAAGGACGAGTCCGGCAATCTGGGGCTGTATTACACCGAGAAAACGCCGCTGGCGGCGTTGCTTGAAGTGCGCCGTTACGCCGGTGAAGCCGTGCCTTTGCAGCGGCTGGAGCAAGCGGCCTTCGAGGCTAAGCTGACCCAGGCATATCAGGCCAATTCGTCCGAGGCGCAGCAGCTGATGGAAGACATTGGCAACGAGATGGACCTGTTCACCCTCGCCGAAGAGCTGCCCCAGACCGAAGATCTGCTGGAGGGCGACGACGACGCCCCCATCATCCGGCTTATCAACGCGCTCTTGTCCGAAGCCATCAAAGAAGAGGCCTCGGATATCCATATCGAAACCTATGAAAAGCAGCTGGTGGTGCGTTTCCGGGTGGACGGGGTACTCAAGGAAGTGCTCAAGCCCAACCGTAAGCTGTCGTCACTGCTGGTAAGCCGTATCAAGGTAATGGCCCGTCTGGACATCGCCGAGAAGCGGGTGCCGCAGGATGGCCGTATTTCGCTGCGTATCGGCGGCCGTGCCGTGGATGTGCGGGTATCGACCATGCCGTCCAGCCACGGTGAGCGGGTGGTACTGCGTCTGCTCGATAAAAACGCCGGTAACCTCAACCTGGCCCAGCTGGGCATGACAGAATCGATTCGTTACCGCTTCGATGAGCTTATCCGTAAGCCCCACGGCATTCTGCTGGTCACCGGCCCCACGGGTTCGGGTAAGAGTACTACCCTCTATGCCGGTCTGACCGAGATTAACTCCCGCGACACCAACATACTCACGGTGGAAGACCCCATCGAATATGAGCTCGAAGGCATAGGTCAAACCCAGGTGAACACCAAGGTGGACATGACCTTCGCCCGCGGCCTGCGTGCGATTTTGCGTCAGGACCCCGACGTGGTGATGATAGGTGAAATCCGTGACCTCGAGACCGCCCAGATTGCAGTGCAGGCCTCGCTCACCGGTCACCTGGTGATTTCCACCTTGCACACCAACACCGCCTCCGGCGCCATTACCCGCTTGCAGGACATGGGGGTAGAGCCCTTCCTGGTGTCATCGAGCTTGCTCGGCGTGCTGGCCCAGCGCCTGGTGCGTACCCTGTGCTCCAACTGTAAAGAGCCCCACGTACCGGACGAGCGTGAACGTGAGCTGCTCGGCATTGGCAGTGAAGAGGCGGTGATTTACCGAGCCACAGGTTGTAAGCACTGTGGCCACAACGGTTATCGCGGCCGTACCGGTATCCACGAGCTGCTGCTGGTGGATGATACTGTGCGCGAGCTTATTCACGGCGGCCGTGGTGAGCTGGCCATTGAAAAGCACATTCGCCAGTCGGTGCCCAGCATTCGTCACGACGGCATGCAGAAGGTACTCGCGGGCATTACCACCCTCGAAGAAGTACTGCGGGTCACCCGCGAGGAGTAA
- the gspF gene encoding type II secretion system inner membrane protein GspF yields MPAFEYKALDGKGKQQKGVVEADSARHARSQLRDMRLMPLEIEPVVEKETKAKGAGFNLFRRGISVAELALITRQIATLVASGLPVEEALKAVGQQCEKDRLASMIMAVRSRVVEGYSLADSMAEFPHIFDDLYRAMVASGEKSGHLEVVLNRLADYTERRQQLKSKLTQAMIYPVMLTLVAIGVVAVLLAAVVPKVVSQFEHLGQELPATTQILMASSAFVQDYGLLILGLLILAVVVFQRMLSNDAFKMKYHVFLLRLPVVGRVSRSINTARFARTLSILSASSVPLLDGMRIAGDVMQNLRVREAVEEATARVREGTSLGTALTNTKLFPPMMLYMIASGEKSGQLEDMLERAADNQDREFEANVNLALGVFQPALVISMAGVVLFIVLAILQPILEMNNLIGS; encoded by the coding sequence ATGCCGGCTTTTGAATACAAGGCGCTCGACGGCAAGGGCAAGCAGCAAAAAGGCGTGGTCGAAGCCGACAGCGCCCGCCACGCCCGCAGCCAGTTAAGAGACATGCGCCTGATGCCACTGGAAATAGAGCCGGTGGTGGAAAAGGAAACCAAGGCCAAGGGCGCAGGATTTAACCTGTTTCGCCGTGGCATTTCGGTGGCCGAGCTTGCGCTTATCACCCGCCAGATAGCGACCCTGGTGGCGTCCGGTTTGCCGGTGGAAGAAGCGCTGAAGGCCGTGGGCCAGCAGTGCGAAAAAGACCGGCTGGCATCCATGATCATGGCAGTGCGCTCACGGGTGGTGGAAGGTTACTCGCTGGCCGACTCCATGGCCGAATTCCCCCATATCTTTGACGATCTCTACCGCGCCATGGTGGCCTCGGGTGAAAAGTCCGGCCATTTGGAGGTGGTGCTCAATCGCCTCGCCGATTACACCGAGCGGCGCCAACAGCTTAAATCCAAGCTGACCCAGGCGATGATTTACCCTGTGATGCTGACTCTGGTTGCCATCGGCGTGGTGGCTGTGTTGCTGGCCGCCGTGGTACCCAAGGTGGTGTCGCAGTTTGAGCATTTGGGGCAGGAGCTTCCGGCTACCACTCAGATTTTGATGGCATCCTCCGCCTTCGTGCAGGATTATGGCTTGTTGATCCTCGGGCTGCTGATTTTGGCCGTGGTGGTGTTCCAGCGAATGCTCAGCAATGATGCGTTCAAGATGAAATACCATGTGTTTTTGCTGCGTCTGCCGGTGGTCGGTCGGGTGAGCCGCAGTATCAACACCGCCCGTTTCGCCCGAACCTTAAGTATTTTGAGTGCAAGCTCGGTGCCGCTGCTCGATGGTATGCGTATCGCCGGCGATGTGATGCAGAACTTACGGGTGCGCGAAGCGGTCGAAGAAGCGACAGCGCGGGTACGTGAGGGGACCAGCCTTGGCACGGCGCTCACCAACACCAAGCTGTTCCCGCCAATGATGCTGTATATGATAGCCTCGGGCGAGAAGAGTGGTCAGCTCGAAGATATGCTGGAGCGGGCCGCAGACAACCAGGACAGGGAATTCGAGGCCAATGTGAATCTGGCGTTGGGGGTGTTTCAACCCGCGCTGGTGATCAGCATGGCAGGGGTGGTGCTTTTTATCGTACTCGCCATCCTGCAACCTATTCTGGAAATGAACAATTTGATTGGCAGTTAA
- the gspG gene encoding type II secretion system major pseudopilin GspG — protein sequence MQKRNQQRGFTLLEIMVVIVILGLLAAMVLPNVLGNKESADIKKAVADIVALENALDMYKLDNSVYPTTEQGLEALVQKPTISPEPRNYRDGGYVKRLPQDPWRNDYMLLSPGENGKIDIFSAGPDMQAGTEDDIGNWNLQNFQ from the coding sequence ATGCAAAAGCGCAATCAACAACGCGGTTTTACCCTGCTGGAAATCATGGTCGTGATCGTTATTCTGGGCCTGTTGGCTGCCATGGTGCTGCCAAACGTACTGGGTAACAAGGAATCGGCCGATATCAAGAAGGCGGTTGCCGACATAGTGGCGCTGGAAAACGCACTGGACATGTACAAGCTGGATAACAGCGTATACCCCACTACAGAGCAGGGCCTGGAAGCCTTGGTGCAAAAGCCGACTATTTCCCCCGAGCCACGCAACTATCGTGACGGCGGTTATGTGAAGCGTCTGCCACAGGATCCATGGCGCAACGACTATATGCTGTTAAGCCCAGGTGAGAACGGCAAAATCGATATCTTCAGCGCTGGCCCGGACATGCAAGCAGGTACCGAAGACGATATCGGTAACTGGAACCTGCAAAACTTCCAGTAA
- the gspH gene encoding type II secretion system minor pseudopilin GspH: MKARGFTLIEVLLVVLLMGIAAAAVTLSLPSSGIKPELDKAATQFVAATDLIRDEAVLSGQFLGVVVDDTQYQYVIFKEGKWNKLENDRLLALREMQPGISLNLIVEGLPLDQEEEQESWFDEPFIDEPSAEEKAKNPEPQILVFPSGEMTAFELNFLGREQLGDEVAVLVTGDALGRVRVGRPDDEAF; the protein is encoded by the coding sequence GTGAAAGCACGTGGTTTTACCCTGATTGAAGTCTTGCTGGTGGTGCTCTTAATGGGCATCGCTGCGGCTGCGGTCACCCTGAGTTTGCCTTCGTCGGGGATAAAACCAGAGCTGGATAAGGCCGCCACTCAGTTTGTGGCTGCCACCGACCTTATCCGTGACGAGGCCGTGCTCAGCGGCCAGTTTTTGGGTGTGGTGGTGGATGACACCCAGTATCAATATGTGATTTTCAAAGAAGGCAAATGGAACAAACTGGAAAACGATCGCCTGCTGGCGCTGCGTGAAATGCAGCCTGGCATCAGTTTGAACCTGATTGTCGAAGGGCTGCCGCTGGATCAGGAAGAAGAGCAGGAATCCTGGTTCGATGAGCCTTTTATCGACGAGCCTAGCGCCGAAGAGAAAGCCAAGAACCCCGAGCCACAAATTCTGGTGTTCCCCAGCGGTGAGATGACGGCCTTCGAGCTAAATTTCCTCGGCCGCGAGCAGCTGGGTGACGAAGTGGCTGTGTTGGTCACCGGCGACGCCCTTGGCCGGGTAAGGGTGGGGAGGCCGGACGATGAGGCCTTCTAA
- the gspI gene encoding type II secretion system minor pseudopilin GspI → MRPSKHPQRLLRQRAMTLLEVMMALVIFAIAALSLTKSMSEMIGNLPILEERTLAQWVADNQMVDARLEPGFPAIGKKDGEVELAGRTWYWRKEVIKTTDDKFRLIRIKVSDDDRYSRTLAEINSYVFDKE, encoded by the coding sequence ATGAGGCCTTCTAAGCATCCGCAACGCCTTTTGCGTCAGCGGGCCATGACGTTGCTGGAAGTGATGATGGCGCTGGTGATTTTCGCCATTGCCGCTTTGTCACTCACCAAAAGCATGAGCGAAATGATTGGTAATCTGCCCATTCTGGAAGAGCGCACCCTGGCACAGTGGGTGGCCGACAATCAGATGGTGGATGCCCGCCTGGAGCCGGGGTTTCCGGCCATAGGCAAGAAAGACGGCGAGGTTGAACTTGCCGGCCGTACCTGGTACTGGCGCAAAGAGGTGATTAAAACCACCGATGACAAGTTTCGGCTGATCCGCATTAAGGTCAGCGACGATGACAGATACAGCCGCACCCTGGCCGAGATAAACAGCTATGTCTTCGATAAAGAATAA
- the gspJ gene encoding type II secretion system minor pseudopilin GspJ has product MPGSKAARTRGFTLIEMLLAIAIFALLGLAANAVLGTVLKNDEVTQDFSARLRYLQQGFGAIERDLGQMVARTPRLLEGGRGSTVLQTGTDMLDSESEALVFFRIGWLNPDGKLPRGSVQSVAYVVIEGKLERWYYPYPEPEFGAEPVKDVLFDKVLGVEYAFFVGDKWERKIDATALPAAIAMEIELEGFGKIQRKFLLPKGAAAKSDDESGKDDDSGNGNGNGTGNGSGNGSGNGTGNGSGNGSGNGEEKEDENGRSGGEY; this is encoded by the coding sequence ATGCCGGGGAGCAAGGCGGCGCGCACTCGGGGTTTCACCCTGATTGAGATGCTGCTGGCGATAGCCATTTTTGCGCTGCTGGGATTGGCGGCCAATGCTGTACTCGGCACAGTGCTGAAAAACGATGAAGTGACTCAGGATTTCAGTGCCCGGCTGCGTTACCTGCAGCAGGGCTTCGGTGCCATTGAGCGCGACCTTGGCCAGATGGTGGCGCGTACGCCACGTCTGCTGGAAGGTGGCCGCGGCAGCACAGTGCTGCAAACCGGTACCGATATGCTGGACAGTGAAAGTGAAGCCCTGGTGTTCTTTCGCATTGGCTGGCTCAATCCCGATGGCAAGTTGCCCCGTGGCAGTGTGCAGTCGGTGGCCTATGTGGTCATAGAGGGTAAGCTGGAGCGCTGGTATTACCCTTATCCGGAGCCCGAGTTCGGCGCCGAGCCAGTGAAGGATGTGCTGTTTGATAAGGTACTTGGAGTCGAATATGCCTTCTTCGTGGGCGACAAGTGGGAGCGCAAGATAGACGCCACTGCTTTGCCCGCTGCTATCGCGATGGAAATCGAGTTGGAAGGCTTTGGCAAAATTCAGCGCAAGTTCCTGTTGCCCAAGGGCGCTGCCGCCAAGTCTGATGATGAGTCCGGGAAAGATGATGACTCCGGCAACGGCAACGGTAACGGAACCGGAAACGGCTCGGGCAATGGTTCGGGTAATGGCACAGGCAACGGCTCGGGTAACGGTTCGGGCAACGGCGAAGAGAAAGAAGATGAGAACGGCCGGAGCGGGGGGGAATACTGA
- the gspK gene encoding type II secretion system minor pseudopilin GspK: MRKQRGVALIVVLLIVAIVAVIASNVTARNQISMRRTLNLAQYDQGYWYALSAEELARKVLKQDLDDSEGKVHLQQYWALANVVFPVEGGEIAGKISDMRACFNINALSVASKDVENGQPQLPLAARQFKALLVALGMDDFGAERLTHTLKDYLDEDTITSPFGAEDAEYESRPVPYRAANTLMNHKSELRAVIGFTEDVYRKLSPYVCAIPGNDRQLLNINTLKVEQAAILVGMLDGQVSVGEAESLINQRPSDGFDNIDDFWQLTSAKADDKIKSSIVLDSKFFLLEAASKLDDRVFRLDSVLARTGGNQMDTLTRQYGGQQ, encoded by the coding sequence ATGCGTAAGCAAAGAGGTGTTGCCCTTATCGTGGTGCTGCTTATCGTCGCTATTGTTGCCGTGATTGCCAGTAACGTGACTGCCCGCAACCAGATCAGCATGCGTCGTACACTCAATCTGGCGCAGTATGATCAGGGCTATTGGTATGCTCTGTCGGCGGAGGAACTGGCACGTAAGGTCTTGAAACAGGATCTGGACGACAGCGAAGGCAAGGTACACCTGCAACAGTACTGGGCGCTGGCCAATGTGGTGTTTCCGGTCGAAGGTGGTGAAATAGCAGGTAAAATCAGCGATATGCGTGCCTGCTTTAATATCAATGCGCTGTCGGTGGCCTCAAAGGATGTTGAAAACGGGCAGCCGCAGCTGCCTTTGGCGGCCAGACAATTCAAGGCGCTGCTGGTGGCGCTGGGGATGGATGATTTTGGCGCCGAGCGCCTGACCCACACCCTGAAGGATTATCTGGATGAAGATACCATCACCAGCCCCTTTGGTGCCGAGGATGCCGAATATGAGTCCCGCCCCGTGCCTTACCGGGCGGCCAACACCCTGATGAATCACAAGAGTGAACTCAGGGCAGTGATTGGTTTTACCGAAGATGTGTACCGCAAGCTGTCGCCCTATGTGTGTGCCATTCCCGGCAATGACCGCCAGCTGCTGAACATCAACACCCTCAAGGTGGAACAGGCGGCCATTTTGGTGGGTATGCTGGATGGGCAAGTCAGCGTGGGTGAGGCCGAGAGCCTTATCAATCAGCGGCCATCCGACGGCTTCGATAACATTGACGATTTTTGGCAGCTGACCAGTGCCAAAGCCGACGACAAGATTAAATCCAGCATAGTGCTGGACAGCAAGTTCTTCCTGTTGGAAGCGGCGTCCAAACTGGATGACAGGGTGTTCCGGCTCGACAGCGTGCTGGCCCGCACCGGTGGCAACCAGATGGACACCCTGACCCGCCAGTACGGCGGTCAGCAGTAA